The DNA window TATTTGTTTTTGGAATAATAACTAAACCATCACCTAATATTCGATCTGCAAACATTGAATCTTTACAGTCTTCAATTTTTTTTACTTCACCATCAACTGGTGAGTACAAATTTATTTCCATTAAATCATCCTTTCACTAGTAATTTTTCCATAATTTTAAATAAAAAACACATTTTTTTCTAAAAGAAAATACTTTCATTAAATGAAAGTATTTTTTTAAATCTGTTAAACTAAAATTAAATATTTTAATACTATATTTTATGTATTAATCTATCTTTTTATTTGTTTTAAATTTTCTTGTTTTAAATTTGCTATTAATAAATTTAAATTAATATTTTCTTCTTTACTTTTCAATAAATTATAGTATATTTGAACACTATTTAAATTATTAAAAATAATATTTTCTACGTCTTTAAGGATACTTTTTTTAATATGAATTAAATCATAAATCTTTTTAATAATAGTTCTTTCAATGTTTATAATTGATTCATTTAATTTGTCTAAATCTATCTGCTTAAACAATTGATCAATCTGTTCTTCTAACACCGCAATTACTTTTGAATTGTCAATTGATTGATATCTTATTTTATAAATATCTGCCAATTCAAACTTAGATTTAGCAATTAAAATCTTACCTTTTTCAATTATTTTTGTTTTAATTGAGTCTTCTTTTTCAATAACTGAATTTAATTTTTCTTTTACTTTTAATCAGTTTTGAATATTTTTTTCAGTGGCTTTAATTAATTTTAAAGTTGTTTTATCCAAATTCAACATTGTTTGATTTAGTTCTTCTTTTATTTTAGTAACTTCATCTTTATTTAAATTTAATTCTAACTGTGCAAAAGTAATTAAACTTTTAATTGTTTTAGTTAATAAAGTTTTTTCACTTGCTCTTTCTTTATAAGACATCATACTAAATAATACAGCTAATGAAATTGAAATTATGCAGGCTAATAAATAAAATAATCCATTTTCAATTGGACTTATTGCAGCAGTTCCCCCTAATTGAGGTTCAGCAAAGAAGCCAATTAATTGAAATACTCCAATTCCAGTATTAGCTCTTTTAGTTACATTTAAAAGACTAGCAATAGCTCCTGCCAAAAATGCAGCTGCAACACCTGATACTAAAGGTCTTTTTTTAGGTAAATTAATTCCATAAAGAATTGGTTCAGTAATTCCTAAAAAACCTGCTGGAAGCATTCCAATTGCTTCTTTTTTTAATTTTGCATTTTGTGTAACTAAGATAACTCCAATTAAAGCCCCAACTTGTGCTCAAACTGAAATTGAAGAAATACCATAAACACTATGTCCCCCATTTGCAAGATTATCAATCATAACTATTATTCCAAGCATCATATGTAAACCAAAAATAACAGCAACTTGTCATAAACCAACAAATATACCAACTCCAATTCCAATTGGAATTTTTCCTATATAAAATATTAATGAGCCAAATAATGTTTCAAAAAAGTTTCATGCAATTCCATAACCAAAAAATGCTAATGGACAAACTAATGCAATTACAATAAATGGTCTAAACATTAATTCCAAAGCAACTGGAATTACTCTTTTTAATCAAGTATCCAATTTTTTTGCTGTATATATTGCACCAATAATAACAAATATTTTTGTATTCATAGTATTAATTCTAATTTTTGTTATATCATCTAGAACTGGATTTCCCGTGTTAATAGTTCCTAAATCAAGTATTAGGAAATCATTTCCCATCCCTAAACGTCCACCATCACCAAAAAGTAATGGCGAACAAAGAATAACTCCTAAAGCAACACCCATTAATCCCTCCAATTTAAAATAATTTGCAGCAGAAACTGCAAGAACTATTCCCATAAAATAACTAGTTGATATACCAATAATAAATAAGATAACTCACCCCACATTAGCTTCTGCAATCAATACGCCATCTTTAGAGCCTGTCTTAAATATAATATTTGGCATTATATTAGTTTGAACTAAAATAGCAATAATAGCTTGAATTAAGCCTGCTCCGACCATTACAGGAATTATTTTAGCCATAATCCCTGAAAACATAGCTAACATTTTTCTTGTTATTGAAATTTTTTCACTTACTAATCCCAGTTCATTTTTAACTCCTATTGTTTGATTATTTAATTTTAAAACTTCGTCTTTTAATTTATAAACATCTTGCCCAATTATAACTTGTAGTTCAGCTCCATTTCAAACCGTTCCTTTTACAAGATTAGTTTTCTTCAATTCATCAATATTAACCAAACTCTTATTTTTTATTTTAAATCTCAATCTAGTCATACAATTATAAACTTCTTCATAATTTGATGAACCTCCAACAAATTTATTAATTAATTTTGCACTATTCTCATATTTATTTGAAATATTAAAAAATTCTTTTGAATCTGTTGAGGGTTCTAAAATCTTCTTTTCATTTTTAGAAATAAATTCATATGTTATTGTACAAACTAAATCTCCTTGTTTAACTCTACCAATTTTTAAGTTATTTATTTTATATGAATTTAAGTCATTGATATCAAAAACAATTGCAGTTTCTTTTGATAAATCATTTTTTTTGAAATAATCTAAATCAACTGTAAAAAGATCGTCATCTTTATTTACTATATTACCAATTTCTAATTCTGTTGTAAAACCAACTCCTTTTAAAGGTTTTGTATTCATTCCAACATGAACTAAAAACTGTAAACCATCTACATCAAAACTATAAGCATGAAATGTTTCAAAAACCATAGTTACTGTTGCAATATCAGTAAAACCCCTAAAATTATTTGAAGATGGAATTAAAATAAAACCATCACCTAACATTTTTTCAGCAAACATTTGGTCACTACATTTTTCTAATTCTTTTATTTCTCCATTAACTGGCGAATATAATCTAATTTCCATTCTCTTCCTCCTCATTATAATATTTTCACAAATTCAATTAAAAGTTAATGAATTTTTGATAAGAGGAAAATACTTTTAAAAGTGGAAAGTTTCAAAAAAAAATGTAAAAAGTTTCAAAAAAGTTTCAAAAAAGTTTCAAAAAAAAAAAAAAAAGTCATTTCTTATATTAAAATAACTTTTTAAAATTTTATTTATTTGAAATATTTTTTAAATCACTAGGAATTTCTTCTTAAAAATATTTCAAATTTAATTATGACATTTATTTAATCAGTAGAAATTGAACCCTAACTTTTTCCAAATCACTGATTCTACCTCTAAAATAAATTAGAATTTAAATATCTTTTGTATTTGTTATAAAATATATTTCAAAATTTTTATATACAATATTTTATTTTAAATTAATTCTACTATATATTTTTAAACTATTTTTTGTTTTACTAAAATATTTTTTCATTAATTGACTATAAGATATTATTTTTAGTAAAGATAATGTTTTATTCAAATTTATAAATATTTTTTCAAAAAAAGTTTTTTGGGAATTCTATTTTTTGTTATTAAATATTTTCACCATTTTTCTCTATTAGTTCCTTATATCAAAAGAAACTATCTTTTCTAATTCTTTTCATATCCTTTTCATCAAATTCATCACGATTGACATAAACAAATCCATATCGTTTTGAAACTCCGTGATGAGACGATACCAAATCAAATGCGCTTCAAGGCATATAACCAATCATTTCAACTCCATCATTAATTGCTTCACTCATAGCTTTAATATGTTGCTTATAATAATCAATTCGATAGTCATCATGAATTTTCTCATCACTTGTTAGAGTCTCTGTTACTCCAAGTCCATTTTCTGTTATCATAATGGGCAAGCGATATCTATCATAAACTTCTCTTAAAGTACTTTTAAAACCAACTGGATCAATTTCTCAACCATATTCAGTTTTTTGTAAATTTTTATTTTTAATACTTCTACCTATTCCAGGAATAACATAACCTGTTTGTTGATCGGTTTTATTAATTAAAGAATCTTTAACATCATCAGCACTTTCATTTTGAACTGTCATTGTTGAATAATAGTTAAAGGCAATAAAATCTGGTTTAGAATCTTTTAAAATTTTTTCTTCTTCTTTTGTGATAATTATTTTTTCATTAATTTTTTTTAAGAAATTTTTAAACCAAGTTCCGTATTCACCCCTACAAACAATATCTAAAAATATTCAATTTCTTATTTGTTCAAAAGTTAATTTTGTTAAATAATCTTCTGGTGTATTTGAATTTGCATAAACTGATGCAATGTTTGGTGCTGGTCCAATTTTTGCATTGGGTAGCATTTTTCTACACAATCTAATTGCTTTTGCTTGAGCAACATTTAAATTATGCATAATTTGTCATTTACTTGCTTTTGATTTTTCTGAAATAAGACCAATAGCTTCTCCAACAAAAACAAACATATTAAGTTCATTTATAGTTAACCAATATTTAACCTTTGAACCATAATTTTCAAATAAAACTTTTGCATATAATTCAAACATATTTGAAAACTCATTACTATCTAATCCGCCTTTTTCATCAATAAAGGTTGGACTATCAAAATGAAACATTGTAACTACAGGTTCAATTTTATATTTTAGAAGCTCATCAATTAAATTATTATAGAATTTAATTCCTTCAGGATTAATATCTCCTTTAGCATTTTTAATAATTCTTGCTCATGATATTGAAAATCTATAAGATTTAAATCCCATCTCAGCCATTAAAGCCACATCTTCTTTTCAGTGATTATAATGATCTGTAGCTACTTTAAATCCTGTAATACCTTTAGGGTAAATTTCTCTTTCATCAAATTTATCCATTATTGATGGAGCTTTTCCCCCTTGATTAATTCCTCCCTCAAATTGATATGCACTTGTAGATGCACCTCATAAAAAATCTTTTGGAAATTTATTCATTTATTATTCCTCCTTAGTTAATAAATACTTCAACTATTTTTTTATGTTATTGGTAAGTTTTAAATTTATTTCTTTAAAAATATATAAAACTTCTTTAATATTTAATAAACAATTACGCACTTAATTTAAGTTCTTTTTTTAATAAATTTTTTTCTTTTTTTAATTCATCTATTTTTTCATTTAGATTAATATTTGGATTTTTATTATCCAATAAACCATAATATATTTGAATACTATTTAAATTATTAAATATTATCGGTTCTAAATCTTTGATGACATCTTTATTTAGAAAACTTAATTTATTTAACTTACTCATAATTTTTTTCTCAAGTTCTGAAATATTTTTATTTAATCTCTCTAAATCAATTAACTTATATTGTTCATCTATTTTTTCCTTTAATAAATTAATTTTTTGAGAATTATCAATTGCCTTATATTTTTCCATATATAAATTAGCTAAATTAAATTTTTTATTTTTTATTGAATTTTTACCTTTAGTAAGTATTTTTTCTTTTGCAAGCTCTTCAATTTCTAAAATATTATTTAATTTTACTTTTGTTTTTAATCATGTCTGAATGTTTTTTTCAACAGATTTTATAAGTTGTAAATTTTCTTTGTCAATACTACTTACAATTTGATTTAAGTCTTTTTTAAGTTTTAAGGAATCTGATTTATTTAAATTTAATTCTAACATTGTTAATAATCTTAATTTATTAATTGTCTTATTAAATAAAGTTTTTTCACTTTCCCTTTCTTTATATGACATCATACTAAACAATAAAGATAATAGAACTGACATTAAACAAGCTAATAGATAAAATAAACCATTAAGAGTAGAACTTATTTTTCCTACACCTCCTAAGACAGGTTCAGAAAAGAAACCAATTGCTTCAAATACACCAATACCACTTTTTGCTCTTTGTGTAACTCCAACAATATTTGCAAAGGCTCCTGCAAAAAATGCACCACATACCCCAGAAATTAAAGGTCTTCTTTTAGGTAAATTTATACCATAAAGAATTGGCTCTGTAATTCCAAGTAAACCTGCAGGAAGCATTCCTATTCCTTGTTTTTTTAATTTTGCATTTTGTGTAACTAAGATAACTCCAATTAAAGCCCCAACTTGTGCTCAAACTGAAATTGAAGAAATACCATATATTGTTTGACCTCCAGTTGTTGGTGAAAAATAATCAAGCATTGCAATTAAACCTAAAACCATATGTAATCCAAAAATAACTGTAACTTGTCAAATTGCAACAAAGATACCAACCCCTATTCCTAATGGTATTTTTGTTAAATAGAACATTGATGATCCAAATAAAACTTCAATAAAGTTTCAAATTATTCCATAACAAAAGAAAGATAAAGGAACAACTATCATAATTACAATAAAAGGTCTAAACATTAATTCCAATGTAATTGGAATAACTCTTTTTAGTCAAGTATCTATTATTTTAGCTGTATATATAGCACCTGCAATAACAAAGACTTTTGTACTCAGCGAGGTGACTTTAATTTTTGTTATCTGATCTAAAATTGGATTTCCAGTATTAATTTTTCCAAGGTCAAATAATAAAAACTCATTTCCCATACCATTTTGTCCACCATCACCAAATATAAATGGACAACAGAGAATAAGACCAAGTGCAATTCCCATTAATCCCTCTAGTTTAAAATGACTTGCCGATGCAACAGCAACCATAATTCCTATAAAATAAATAGTTGATTTTCCCATTGCAAATAAGATAACTCATCCTATTGCAGCATCTTGAAATAGAACATCATTTGCACCAGGATTTTCACTTAATTTAAATACAATATTTGGCATTACTCCTGTTTGCATTAAAATAGCTATAATTGCTTGAATTAACCCAACACCAGCACCAATAGGAATCATTTTAACCATAATTGCTGCAAATGTAGTTAAGAATTTTCGTCCTAAGGAAACTTTCGAACTATTAATCCCTAATGAAGTTCTTATTGCTAAAGATTGAGAATTTAAATTAATAATCTCTTCTTTTAATTTATAAACATCTTGTCCAATTATAATTTGTAATTCATTTCCATTTCAAACCGTTCCTTTAATAAGATCCAACTTTTGAATTTCATCAATATTTACAAGTTCCTTATTTTTAACACTAAATCTAAGTCTTGTCATACAATTATATACTTCATTATAATTTGACTGAGTACCTATTAATTTATTAATTGAAGCTGCACATTTTTCATATTTATTTGTCATATTAAAAAAGTGAGCAGGATCAGTTATAGTTTTTAAATCTTTTTCCACCTTTTTTGATTTGAATTTATAATCAATTGTACAAATTAAATCTCCTTGATTTACTTGTCCTAACTTCAAGTTATTTATTTGATAACTACTTAAATTATTAAATTCAAAAACTATTGGTGTTTCATTAACTATTTTTTTCCTTTTTAATAAATCTAAATCTACACTAAAAATATCATCATCTTTAGTTACTTTATCCCCTACTTTTAAATTTGTTGCGAATCCTTCTCCTTTTAACAAGACGGTATCCATTCCACAATGAATTAAAAATTGCAATCCTTCAACATCAAAACCATACGCATGATAAGTATCAAATATCATAGTCACTTTTGCATTATCAAAGAATCCCTTAAAATTATTTGATTTTGGAATAATAACTAGTCCATCACCTAACATACGATCTGCAAAGATTGAGTCATTACAATCTTGAATATTTTTTATTTCACCATCAACTGGTGAATATAAATTTAGTTTCATATATCCTCTCCTAACAGTAATATTTTCCATTAAATTGGGAAAAAGAAAATATTTCTCCATTAAAAAGAAAATACTTTCACTGTTAGAAAGTATTTTGTACGCATTCAAATATTTGTAGAAACAGCATCTCCAAAGCTATATTTCTATATATTGATTTTGTTTTATCTAATTGATAATTAATTAAAGTTTTATCTGTAAAATTTATATCCAATTGAATATCTTGATTTGCAGTTGTAATTAAAAATCTTTTATTTTCTTCATTAGTTTCACACTCAAATATTTTTAGTAATGAGCGATTATTACTTGAACAAACAATTAAAATTTCAAGCTCATTTTCACTATTTTTTACTGCATCTTTTCTATATTCTCAAGAAATAATTCTAACTACTTTATTTAAATTAGCAAATAATTCTGAAATATACAAACTTGCATGTCTAATTTGATTTGAAGGATATAAATTTATAATTTTTACATCTTTAATTGCTTTTGCTAAATTTTCGATAAATAAACTATTTTCTATAATTCATTTTTGAATAGATTCAAATCTTTCAAAAGAACTAACTTTATTAACATTTTCAGTTCAACCATAACGATCATACTCACTTTTTAAAATAAAAACTAATTCTCTGTATCCTGTACAACCAATTTTTTGAGAAAATTTGGTTATAGTTGATAATGAGACATAACATTCTTTTGCAAGCTCTTCTTGATTTTTGAATTCCCCTTTTGCAAAGTTTTCTATAATTTTTTTAGCAATAATTTTAAAGTTTGTTTCTTCAACAGAATCACTTAATTTTATTAATTTATTAATTGCTGTCATATCATATCATTTCCTATTCATTCAAATTATATATTTAAATAAAAAAGTAAAATATTATATTTACTTATGTAAAATATTTTACTTTTATATCTCCATAGTTTTAACAAATTTTTTAAATCAATCAAATGATTTTTTCTTAAATCTATCCCCAGTTCCTTTATGATAATCGTCATAATCAACAAAAATTAAACCATAACGTTTTGACATTTCATTTGACCCTGCACTAACAACGTCAATTGGAGTTCACATAGTATAACCAAATAAATTTATTCCATCTTCAATTGCTAAACTCATTTGCTCAAAGTGTCTTGATAGATAATCAATTCGATAATCATCTTCAACAGTGTTTTTTTCATTTAATTTTTCTAAAACACCAATTCCATTTTCTGAAATAAATAAAGGGACATGATATCGATCTCACAATTGATTTAAAGTATATCTTAAACCAATGGGATCAATTTGTCATCCTCACTCTGATGCTTCTAAGAAAGGATTTTTACCAAGTTTCATTAAATTACCTTCAGTTAATTCACCTTCTTCTTTTGCAATTGTACTTGACATATAATAGCTAAATGAAATAAAGTCAACAGGATTATTTTTTAATAATTCATCATCACCTTTTTCTTTTATAATTTCAATATTATTGTCTTTAAAATATTTTAAAGAATATCAAGGGTATTCACCTTTAATCATTACATCATAGTAAAATAATTTTCTCATTAATTCCTTTTGTTGATTTTCAAAAACATTTATTGGATTACAATCTAAAGCATACGTAGTTGAATTAGCAAGCATACAACCAACTTGAATATTTTTAAATTTTTTAGAATACTCAACAACTTTTGCTTGTGCAATAAACTGATGATGTAAGTCTTGATAAGAAGAATTTATTTTTTCAAATACAGTTTTTTTAGTATTATCTTCTACAAAGAAAGCCCCCATTAAAACTGATAAATTTATTTCATTAATTGGTAATCAGTATTTCACATATTCATTAAATTCATCGATAAGTACTTTGGCGTATTTAAAATACATATCAACTACTTGTCTATTTCTTCATCCACCGTGATTTTGAACTATTGGAAATGGTGTATCAAAATGATTTATTGTAACCATTATTTCCAATCCCTGTTTTTTACATTCTTTAAATACATTTCTATAAAACTCTAATCCTTTTTGATTGGGTTCTTTTTCGTCACCATTTGGAAATATTCTTCCTCAAGCCACTGACATTCTAAATATTTTTAATCCTGCTTCTTTAAACAAAGCAATATCTTCTTTATATCTATTATAAAAATCTATTCCAAATCTTTTAGGATAATGTAAACCCTTTTTATTTTCAATTGAATCTAATAAATCCTGTTTTGTTAATTTTCTTGTTGCAGTTAAATCTTTCTTATCTTTTAATTCAATATAAGGAATCATTTCTAATAATGATAACGATTTTCCATCAACATCATAAGCTCCTTCTATTTGAGAAGCTGCTGTAGCTCCCCCTCAAAGGAAATCTTTTGGAAATTTTAATTTTTTTGCCATTAAATATTTTCTCCATTTCTTTCTATTAGTTCCTTGTATCAAAAGAAACTATCTTTTCTGATTCTTTTCATATCTTTTTCATCAAATTCATCACGATTGACATAAACAAATCCATATCGTTTTGAAACTCCCTCGTGAGTTGAAACTAAATCAATTGCGCTTCAAGGCATATAACCAATCATTTCAACTCCATCAGAAATAGCTTCACTCATAGCTTTAATATGTTTTTGATAATATTCAATTCTATAATTATCATGAATTTTTTCATCCTTTGTTAAAACTTCTTTTGCACCAATTCCATTTTCTGTTATCATAATTGGTAATTGGTATCTATCATAAACTTCTCTTAAAGTATTTCTAAATCCAACATAATCAATTTCTCAACCATAATCAGTTTTTGGTAAGTTTTTATTTTTAACAGTTTTTCCTACACCTGGAATAACAAGACCTGAGTGTTGATCTATCTTATTATCTAAGGTTTTTTTAATATCTTGAGCACTTACATATTCAACAGTCATTGTCGAATAATAATTAAATGCAATAAAATCTGGTTTGGAATCTTTTAAAATTTCTTCTTCCTCTTTTGTAATAATTATCTCTTCTTTAATTTTTTTTAAGAAATTTTTAAATCACGTTCCATATTCGCCTCTACAGACAATATCTAAAAATATTCAATTTCTTATTTGATCAAAATTTAGTTTTGCTAAATGATCTTCTGGTTTATTTGAATTTGCATAAACTGATGAAATATTTGGTGCGGGACCAATCTTTACATTTGGTAGCATTTTCTTACAAAGCCTAATTACTTTTGCCTGAGCTACATTTAAATTATGCATAATTTGTCATTTACTTGCTTTTGATTTTTCTGAAATTACTCCAATAACTTGACCCACAAAAGCAAACATATTTAACTCATTTATAGTTAATCAATATTTAACTTTTGAGCCATAATTTTCAAATAAAACTTTTGCATACAATTCAAATATATTTGAAAACTGATTGCTATCTAACCCGCCAATTTCTTCGATGAATGTTGGAGTATCAAAATGAAATATTGTAACAACTGGTTCAATATTGTACTTTATAAGTTCATCAATTAAATCATTATAAAATTTAATTCCTTCAGGATTTACATCCCCTTTAATATTTTTAATAATTCTTGGTCATGAGATTGAGAATCTATAAGATTTAAATCCCATCTCAGCCATTAAAGCAACATCTTCTTTTCAGTGGTTATAGTGATCTGTTGCTACTTTAAACCCTGTAATACCTTTTGGATAATTTTTTCTTTCATCAAATTTATCCATTATCGATGGAACTTTTCCTCCTTGATTTATTGCTCCTTCAAATTGGTATGCACTACTTGAAGCACCCCATAAGAAATTTTTTGGAAATTTATTCATTATTTTTTTCCTCCTTTGTTAAGAAATATAACCCGCCATAGCAAGCTGCTTGATTTTTTAAAATAGATACATCAAATTTTGACTCTATATTTTCACATGTGTACATAAGCTTCTTATCTCAGTAAAAATTTTTGTGTTTTGTTAATTTTTGCTTAATCATTTCAATAAATTGTTCGTTGGAACTAACTCCCCCACCAATAGTTAATAAGTCAAAGTCTAAAATATAATTTAAATTTATTATTAACTTAGCTAAGTGAGAAGTAAAATCATCCATCATTTCAATAACTAATTTATCATTTGAGTTATATAACTCAAAGAATTCTTCTCCTGTTATTTTTTTTCCTGTTCTCATTAAATACTTAATTAAAGCAGTCCCCATTCCTGTATCAAAAGTTATAGTTGCTGGGTCTGTTTTATTTAAACTACTATACATTTTACCTATTTCACCAGCTTGAAATGTATTTCCATTAAAAAGCTCTCTATTAATTATAATTCCACATCCAATTGCCGTTCCAATTGTTAAGTGAATCATATTTATTATTTTAGAATTATTTTTAATTCTTTCATTATACTCCCCTAACACTGCAGCTTTAGCATCATTTAAAAGAACAAATTTATTTAATTTAGAATACTTACTAAAATATTTAATTAAATCAATATCAACATCTTTGATTGCTGATTCACTAAGTACTCTTTTATTTTTTGTATCAATAATTCCAGGTAAGCATATTGCTAAATTAAATTTTTCAGATTCCTGGTCAAGTACTTTTGATATTTCAGATAATACATCTACAAATGAAGTTCGAAGATCTTCTAAGTTTTTTGAACTTGCTATTGTATAATTTATTCAAAAACTTTTAGTTACTTTATTATTTTTAAAGATAATACATTTTGTAGATGTT is part of the Spiroplasma cantharicola genome and encodes:
- a CDS encoding PTS glucose transporter subunit IIA, which encodes MEIRLYSPVNGEIKELEKCSDQMFAEKMLGDGFILIPSSNNFRGFTDIATVTMVFETFHAYSFDVDGLQFLVHVGMNTKPLKGVGFTTELEIGNIVNKDDDLFTVDLDYFKKNDLSKETAIVFDINDLNSYKINNLKIGRVKQGDLVCTITYEFISKNEKKILEPSTDSKEFFNISNKYENSAKLINKFVGGSSNYEEVYNCMTRLRFKIKNKSLVNIDELKKTNLVKGTVWNGAELQVIIGQDVYKLKDEVLKLNNQTIGVKNELGLVSEKISITRKMLAMFSGIMAKIIPVMVGAGLIQAIIAILVQTNIMPNIIFKTGSKDGVLIAEANVGWVILFIIGISTSYFMGIVLAVSAANYFKLEGLMGVALGVILCSPLLFGDGGRLGMGNDFLILDLGTINTGNPVLDDITKIRINTMNTKIFVIIGAIYTAKKLDTWLKRVIPVALELMFRPFIVIALVCPLAFFGYGIAWNFFETLFGSLIFYIGKIPIGIGVGIFVGLWQVAVIFGLHMMLGIIVMIDNLANGGHSVYGISSISVWAQVGALIGVILVTQNAKLKKEAIGMLPAGFLGITEPILYGINLPKKRPLVSGVAAAFLAGAIASLLNVTKRANTGIGVFQLIGFFAEPQLGGTAAISPIENGLFYLLACIISISLAVLFSMMSYKERASEKTLLTKTIKSLITFAQLELNLNKDEVTKIKEELNQTMLNLDKTTLKLIKATEKNIQNWLKVKEKLNSVIEKEDSIKTKIIEKGKILIAKSKFELADIYKIRYQSIDNSKVIAVLEEQIDQLFKQIDLDKLNESIINIERTIIKKIYDLIHIKKSILKDVENIIFNNLNSVQIYYNLLKSKEENINLNLLIANLKQENLKQIKR
- a CDS encoding glycoside hydrolase family 1 protein, giving the protein MNKFPKNFLWGASSSAYQFEGAINQGGKVPSIMDKFDERKNYPKGITGFKVATDHYNHWKEDVALMAEMGFKSYRFSISWPRIIKNIKGDVNPEGIKFYNDLIDELIKYNIEPVVTIFHFDTPTFIEEIGGLDSNQFSNIFELYAKVLFENYGSKVKYWLTINELNMFAFVGQVIGVISEKSKASKWQIMHNLNVAQAKVIRLCKKMLPNVKIGPAPNISSVYANSNKPEDHLAKLNFDQIRNWIFLDIVCRGEYGTWFKNFLKKIKEEIIITKEEEEILKDSKPDFIAFNYYSTMTVEYVSAQDIKKTLDNKIDQHSGLVIPGVGKTVKNKNLPKTDYGWEIDYVGFRNTLREVYDRYQLPIMITENGIGAKEVLTKDEKIHDNYRIEYYQKHIKAMSEAISDGVEMIGYMPWSAIDLVSTHEGVSKRYGFVYVNRDEFDEKDMKRIRKDSFFWYKELIERNGENI
- a CDS encoding glycoside hydrolase family 1 protein, encoding MNKFPKDFLWGASTSAYQFEGGINQGGKAPSIMDKFDEREIYPKGITGFKVATDHYNHWKEDVALMAEMGFKSYRFSISWARIIKNAKGDINPEGIKFYNNLIDELLKYKIEPVVTMFHFDSPTFIDEKGGLDSNEFSNMFELYAKVLFENYGSKVKYWLTINELNMFVFVGEAIGLISEKSKASKWQIMHNLNVAQAKAIRLCRKMLPNAKIGPAPNIASVYANSNTPEDYLTKLTFEQIRNWIFLDIVCRGEYGTWFKNFLKKINEKIIITKEEEKILKDSKPDFIAFNYYSTMTVQNESADDVKDSLINKTDQQTGYVIPGIGRSIKNKNLQKTEYGWEIDPVGFKSTLREVYDRYRLPIMITENGLGVTETLTSDEKIHDDYRIDYYKQHIKAMSEAINDGVEMIGYMPWSAFDLVSSHHGVSKRYGFVYVNRDEFDEKDMKRIRKDSFFWYKELIEKNGENI
- a CDS encoding glucose PTS transporter subunit IIA, producing the protein MKLNLYSPVDGEIKNIQDCNDSIFADRMLGDGLVIIPKSNNFKGFFDNAKVTMIFDTYHAYGFDVEGLQFLIHCGMDTVLLKGEGFATNLKVGDKVTKDDDIFSVDLDLLKRKKIVNETPIVFEFNNLSSYQINNLKLGQVNQGDLICTIDYKFKSKKVEKDLKTITDPAHFFNMTNKYEKCAASINKLIGTQSNYNEVYNCMTRLRFSVKNKELVNIDEIQKLDLIKGTVWNGNELQIIIGQDVYKLKEEIINLNSQSLAIRTSLGINSSKVSLGRKFLTTFAAIMVKMIPIGAGVGLIQAIIAILMQTGVMPNIVFKLSENPGANDVLFQDAAIGWVILFAMGKSTIYFIGIMVAVASASHFKLEGLMGIALGLILCCPFIFGDGGQNGMGNEFLLFDLGKINTGNPILDQITKIKVTSLSTKVFVIAGAIYTAKIIDTWLKRVIPITLELMFRPFIVIMIVVPLSFFCYGIIWNFIEVLFGSSMFYLTKIPLGIGVGIFVAIWQVTVIFGLHMVLGLIAMLDYFSPTTGGQTIYGISSISVWAQVGALIGVILVTQNAKLKKQGIGMLPAGLLGITEPILYGINLPKRRPLISGVCGAFFAGAFANIVGVTQRAKSGIGVFEAIGFFSEPVLGGVGKISSTLNGLFYLLACLMSVLLSLLFSMMSYKERESEKTLFNKTINKLRLLTMLELNLNKSDSLKLKKDLNQIVSSIDKENLQLIKSVEKNIQTWLKTKVKLNNILEIEELAKEKILTKGKNSIKNKKFNLANLYMEKYKAIDNSQKINLLKEKIDEQYKLIDLERLNKNISELEKKIMSKLNKLSFLNKDVIKDLEPIIFNNLNSIQIYYGLLDNKNPNINLNEKIDELKKEKNLLKKELKLSA
- a CDS encoding glycoside hydrolase family 1 protein — encoded protein: MAKKLKFPKDFLWGGATAASQIEGAYDVDGKSLSLLEMIPYIELKDKKDLTATRKLTKQDLLDSIENKKGLHYPKRFGIDFYNRYKEDIALFKEAGLKIFRMSVAWGRIFPNGDEKEPNQKGLEFYRNVFKECKKQGLEIMVTINHFDTPFPIVQNHGGWRNRQVVDMYFKYAKVLIDEFNEYVKYWLPINEINLSVLMGAFFVEDNTKKTVFEKINSSYQDLHHQFIAQAKVVEYSKKFKNIQVGCMLANSTTYALDCNPINVFENQQKELMRKLFYYDVMIKGEYPWYSLKYFKDNNIEIIKEKGDDELLKNNPVDFISFSYYMSSTIAKEEGELTEGNLMKLGKNPFLEASEWGWQIDPIGLRYTLNQLWDRYHVPLFISENGIGVLEKLNEKNTVEDDYRIDYLSRHFEQMSLAIEDGINLFGYTMWTPIDVVSAGSNEMSKRYGLIFVDYDDYHKGTGDRFKKKSFDWFKKFVKTMEI
- a CDS encoding MurR/RpiR family transcriptional regulator; the protein is MTAINKLIKLSDSVEETNFKIIAKKIIENFAKGEFKNQEELAKECYVSLSTITKFSQKIGCTGYRELVFILKSEYDRYGWTENVNKVSSFERFESIQKWIIENSLFIENLAKAIKDVKIINLYPSNQIRHASLYISELFANLNKVVRIISWEYRKDAVKNSENELEILIVCSSNNRSLLKIFECETNEENKRFLITTANQDIQLDINFTDKTLINYQLDKTKSIYRNIALEMLFLQIFECVQNTF